TGTTAAGGGTTCGGATATTCTGGTCTTAGGAGCAGCTTATAAAAAAGATATCCGGGACGTCAGGGAATCTCCGGCCTTAGATGTGATCAAACTCTTGCAGAATGCCGGTGCGAAGGTTAAATACAATGACCCGCACGTCCCTTCAATCTTGATGAATTGCGACACTATGAGGTCAGTCAAATTAACCTCTCCCCTTCTCAAGCGGACTGATTGTGTGGTCATCGTAACTGACCATTCAGCTTATGACTATAATTGGATCGTGAAGAATTCTAACCTGGTTTTTGATACCCGAAATGCCTGCAAACTGGTGAAGAGCAATCGGGCAAGGATTGTAAAGCTATAGGTTTTCAAATTTTTCTGTGATATAGTTTTCTTTTTGACGAAGCGGGCGTATTTTCCAATTTCAGGTTAAGGAGAAAACACTTTGAATTTGCATCCATGTTAATGTTTCTGAGAGTTTCCATATTTTTTTTATCAATTTTTTTACTTTGCTCGATCTCAGGCTACTCCACATCCCTGGAGAACATTCCTCTGGATTCCTGGGTCTATTCGAGCATAGAAGAGCTTTACACCCAGGGGCTTTTGCCTAAATTAATTAAAGGTAATAAACCTTATAGTCGGGGAGAGATAGCTTCGTATCTCCAGGAGATTAGCAGCCGGACAGCGAAGGGTGATCTGGTTTTAACCCGGACGCAATCCTGGATAATAGATAAGCTTAAGAAAGAATTTGAATATGAATTAAAAGGTTTATCTGAGGAATCTGAAGTCTCGAAGAAAAAAGAAGAACCTAAAAAACTTAAGACTTTCTTAAGTCCTGTCTTATATTTGGTGAGTAATCAGCATGACTCCTCTTATACCCGGGGAAAAGGTATTATAGAAGGAGCTTTTCAGTGGAAAAACTTTTTGTTCAAGGATCGAATCATCATCGATTCCAAAGCTGAAAAGGAGACAAACTTCTTCGGGCAGAAGTGGAAAGGAGATTTAACAGGTGTCTTCGACCAGGGATATATTAAAGGGAATTTCAAATATTTTGAATTTCAATGGGGCAGGGATTACCTGCGCTGGGGGCCAGGCAGCAGGGACTATCTCCTGCTTTCAGGTTTTTCGCCTCCCTTTGATATGTTAAAGTTTTCAGGGAAGACCGGTGTTTTCAGGTTCGATTTTTTCGTCACGGGATTGGATGAGATTTTTTTGCCTGACTCTAACTTTTTTGCCAAGAGGTATTTTTCCGGTCACAGGATGAATATAAAGCTGAAATCAGGCATAGAGTTAGGTTTGTCCGAAGTGGTGGTTTATGGCGGTGAGAGGAGGAAGCTGGAACCTTACTACCTGAATCCTCTTTTCCTGTTTTACGGTGAGCAGTTCAACCATAATATAGATGATAACCCTCTCTGGAGTTTCGACTTCTCCATTACTCACTTCAAGAATAAAGAATTTTATGCAGAGCTTCTAGTAGATGATTTCCAGTACGATTTTAAAACCGAGCCTCAGCAGATCGGCTTTCTTTTAGGGCTAAAAGGAGCAGATCTTTTAGGATTTACCAGAAGTTATCTGACTCTGGAATATACCCGCATAAATGAATGGGTCTATGGTCAGGATAAGCCTTGGAATCTCTATACCTATCGAAATGTGGGGATGGGAAGTTTTTTGGGTCCGGATGCGGATGACTTTTTTGCAGAGATTTTATATCATTACAATAAAAGCTTTCAGTTCTCTCTTTCTTATGAGCTGAAAAGAAAAGGGGAGGGAAAAATCGAACTTCAGCCTTCTCCAGTTCCAAAAACGACAAGTTTCCCTTCAGGTATCGTAGAAAAAACCAACCGATTTGATCTCAAAGTGGTTTTTCAGCCGGACGCACATCTTTTTCTGGAAGGAGAGTTGGGATATACCAACATTACGAACCAATTGAATATATCTGGAGAAAATGGGAGGAATCTTTCCCTTAAGATTAGACTTGGCTATAACTTATGGAAAGAGAAGTGGTTATAAATTGAAAGGTCTTACACTTAAAGCTCCAGCTAAGATAAATCTTTTTCTGGAGATATTAAACCAGAGGGAGGATGGGTATCATAATATCTCCACCCTGATGCAGAGGATCTCCTTACATGACACTCTTACTTTTTTAAAAATAAATGAAGGCGTGATCATAAAAACTGATAACATCCAGCTTCCGTCGGATCGGAGAAATCTGGTTCATCAGGCTGCCCGGCTAATTTTATCTGAGGGAAAAGTTGCTCAAGGGGTTAAGATATTCCTCAGAAAAAAAATCCCCATCTCCTCCGGGTTAGGAGGTGGCAGCTCAGATGCAGCCTCCACTCTTCTGGGAGTGAATCGACTGTATAATTTAAATTATCCGCTAAAAAGACTCCATCTTCTGGCTGAGAAATTAGGCTCGGATGTCCCGTTCTTCTTATACGACCAGACCGCTTTAGCTGAAGGACGAGGGGAACGGATGAAACCGGTTAAGTCTTACAGAGATTACTGGATAGTTTTGGTAACTTTCCCCTTCCAGGTATCAACTGCCTGGGCTTACCAGGATGTCAAAATAAACTTGACAAGAAGAGCAGAATTTATTAAAATTAAAAATCTCCAGGAAAAAGAAGGTTTCCTTGCAGCTTTGAATACCTGGAAAAACGATTTTGAGGGAAAGATCATCGAAAAATACCCTCAGGTCAGATATGCCCTTAAGCTCTTATTGAAACTTGGGGCTAGGAAGTCCTCCATGACAGGAAGCGGACCTACTGTCTACGGGATCTTTGAGCAGGAACCAAAAAATGAGGAGGTGAAAAAATTCTTCCAAAGGGGAGATTGGCAGATCTTCATTACCCGACCAATCCCTTAAGCTAAAAAGGTCCTAAAAAGTCAACTAATTTTTTTCTTAAGGAGCAGAGAAGGTGGAAATAACAGAGGTCAGGATTACCCTAAGGGATGAAGAAAAACTTAAGGCATTTGCCAATGTTACCTTTGATAACGCATTCGTGATCAGAGGCTTGAAAGTCATTAATGGCAACAAGGGATATTTTGTTTCCATGCCCAGCCGGAAAAGGCCTGACGGCACTCATCAGGATATCGCTCATCCGGTGAGCAATGAGATGAGGAGGATAATAGAGGAAAAAGTGTTAGAAGCTTACGAGATGGAGTTAAAAGCCCACCCGGTCTAAGGCGAATTTTTTTTGGGGCGTAGTCAAGCGGCAAGACACGAGACTTTGGATCTCGCATTCCCAGGTTCGAATCCTGGCGCCCCAGCCAGCATAGTGATTAGTGAAAAGTGATTAGTGATTAGTAGATGGTTCACAGTTAGATTGGAAGTAGGTCAGGAGCCCTGTGCTCCTGAACCAATTCTTTCGTCCGGTACGCAAGGCAGCTGACCTGCAAGACTAAAGGTAAACTCGGAGAATGAGAAAAAGAATAATATTCACTTTTGTATTTTTTTTATCTCTACTTTCGGTTTCCTGCGTTAAAAAAAGGGAGATCAAAGTCGAGTCTGAGCAGACTGTTCTGGAGAATACGATTAGGGAATTTGTGGTGGCTTTGGAATCTGCTGACCGGGATAAGGTATTGAATTTTTATGCTAAAACCCCGGATATAATCCTGATAGAGACAGGGGATGAATTTTTTACCGGATATAGTAACGTTGAAAATTTCTACAAAGATCTCATGTCAAATATCTCCCAATGGAAAAAGCGAAATTTTGTCCTGTCAGAACTACAGATTAAGTTTGTAGATGGTGTAGCCTGGTTTTCCTCAAAACTCAAGTTAGGCTATGAGCAGAAAGGAAAACCCAAAGAGAAAAATATCCGGTTTACCGGAGTTTTACTCAAAGAGGAGGGTAACTGGAAATTCGTGCAGGAGCATATGTCACTTTCTTCACTTAAATCAAGGTAAAATTTTATGCCAGATGTATTAAAAATTATCAGCGGCAACTCGAATCGGCCCCTGGCTGAGAAGATCAGTCAATATTTGAGTGTGCCTATATCTAAGGCTGAGGTCTCAAGGTTTGCCGATGGTGAGATCAGGGTCAGAATAGATGAAAATATCAGAGGGGCAGACCTTTTCATCATCCAGTCAACCAATGCACCTGCAGAAAACTTTTTAGAGCTTTTGGTCCTTCTGGATGCGGCAAAAAGAGCCTCAGCTAAAAGGATTACTGCAGTCATTCCCTATTACGGATACGCCCGACAGGATAGAAAAGACCAGCCCAGGGTGCCCATCACTGCCAAGTTAGTGGCTAATCTGATCGCCCAGGCTGGAGCAAATCGGGTCCTGACTATGGACCTGCATGCCGCCCAGATACAGGGATTTTTCGATATCCCCACAGACCACCTTTTTTCCAATCCGGTTTTCTACGATTATTTCATAAAGTTAAATTTTTCTGACCTGGTAATTATTTCCGATGTAGGCAGTATCAAGATGGTCCGTAATTTCGCTAAGAAGTTAGGTTGCCCTATGGCGGTTATGGATAAAAGAAGGCCTGCCCCTAACCAAGCTGAAGTTTTAAATATCATCGGAGAGGTTAAAGATAAAAACGTTATCATCCGGGACGATATCATCGATACCGGTGGAACTTTAACCGAGTTCGCCTATGCCCTGCAAAGAAATGGAGCTAAAGAGATCTACGCCTGCTGTACCCATGCGGTCTTATCTGGAAAAGCCGTGGAGGAAGTCGAGAAATCACCGATCAAAAAACTGGTTATCTCTGATACGATCAACCAGTCGCACGAGGACTTCTCCAATAAGATAGAAGTTCTTTCCGTAGCTCAACTGTTTGGTGAGGCGATAATCCGTACCGATAAAGAGGAATCGATAAGCTCGCTTTTCGAATATTAATAACCGGGAGGTCTAAAAACCTCTGCTTAATAGATAGAGTTTAAAAGAAAAAGTGTGAAAGGAGAAAGAAGGAAATGAAGGAGATTACGCTTGAAGCTAAGAAAAGAACTGGAATCGGCAAGGAGATAGCCAAAAAATTAAGAAGAAAGGGATTGATTCCGGCAGTGGTCTATGGTCCGGGAGATGAGCCGTTGCCCTTAGAGATCAATGCCCAGTCCTTAAATTCCATCTTAAGAGCGGGCAAGGGTGAAAACGTGATTATCACCCTCAACATAGATGATGATCAAGCTCAGCAGAAAAAAGTCCTTATCCGCGAGATCCAGCATGACCCGGTGGCTGGGGATATCCTGCATGTCGATTTCCAGCACGTCCTTTTGACCAAAAAGATTACGGTCAAGGTCCCGGTTCATCTGGTGGGTGTGCCTATCGGGGTTTCCAAGGACGGTGGTATACTTCAACACGTTTTGAGGGAGCTGGAGATCGAGTGTTTGCCCACAGATATCCCGGAAAAAGTGGAGTTCGAGGTATCCGCTCTCAAGATAGGAGATTCAATCCACGTTAAAGATGCCAAGTTAGAGAAGGTAGCAATCCTATCCGACCTTGAAGGTTCAATTGCCACCGTGGTTCCACCTACCATCTTCAAAGAAGAGGTTGTGCCTGCAGCGGCGGAAGTCACAGAGCCTGAGGTGATAACTGAGAAGAAGGCAGAGGAAGGCGAAGAAGAAGCAGAAGAAGGTAAAGAGGCTAAAGGAAAAGAGTCTGCCAAGCCAAGCAAAGAGACAAAAGCTGAAAAGCCGGAACCCGGAGCAAAAGGGAAAGAAGAAAAAAAGTAAGAAGGAAAACGGTGGAATCTTCCTCACATAATTCTGTGGCAATCCAGATGGACGACTGAATCGGCATCAGATGGAATAGGATTCTTCGCCCTACGGGCTCAGAACGACAAATAAAACAAGGAAATATGATGAAAGGAATTATCTTAGCCGGGGGATTGGGGACCAGGCTTTATCCTTTAACTAAAATCACCAATAAACACTTGCTTCCGGTTTATGACCGGCCGATGATTTACTATCCCATTCAAACCTTGATTAATGCCGGGATAAAAGATATCCTGATAGTTACCGGCGGAAATAATGCTGGAGATTTTCTGCGTCTTTTAGGCAACGGTAAGGATTTCGGATTAAAGCACCTTAATTACACTTATCAGGAAAAAGAAGGCGGGATAGCTGAGGCAGTTGGCTTGGCAGAACATTTCGCTGAGGGTGAGAGGGTCCTGATAATGTTAGGGGACAATATCATCGAGGGAAATATCAAAGATGGGGTGGAGGAGTTCAAAACCCAGAGAAGCGGGGCTAAAATCCTTTTGAAGGAAGTCGATAATCCTAAAGAGTACGGGATCGCCCAGATTCAGAATGGTCGGATCAAGAAGATAGAAGAAAAGCCGAGGAGACCCAAAAGCAATTATGCGGTGATCGGGATCTATATGTATGACAATCGGGTCTTCGATATCGTGCGGACTTTGAAACCTTCGGCCCGGGGCGAACTGGAAATTACGGACGTGAACAACGCCTATCTCAAAATGGGTGAGCTTTCCTACTCCACACTCAAAGGTTACTGGCTGGATGCAGGGGAATCGATAAATGCCCTTTTAAAAGCCAATAAAATCGTAGCCCAGAAAGGGGCAAATAAAAAATATTTTTAGAGGTGCAAAATGATCCAGGGGGTAAGGCAGAAAAAACTTAAGATCATCCCGGATGAAAGGGGAAGGCTGATGGAGCTTTTAAGATCGGACGAGGACCTTTTCATCCAGTTCGGACAGGTCTATATGACCACGGCTTATCCCGGAGTGGTAAAGGGGTGGCATTACCACAAGAAGCAGATCGACAATTTCATAGTGATAAAAGGGATGGTGAAGCTGGTTCTATACGATAACCGGGATGATTCGCCTACCAAAGGAGAGATAAACGAGTTTTTCATCGGAGAGCACAATCCCCTCCTGATTCAGATACCTACTCTGGTTCTGCACGGGTTTAAATGCATGAGCCAGAATGAAGCCATCTGCATCAACTGCCCCACAGAAGCCTACAATCATCTCCAGCCAGACGAATACCGCATCCCGCCGCATTCTGACGAGATCCCCTACAAGTGGGAAAGAAAGGATGGATGATGAAGCTTCTGGTCACCGGGGGGGCGGGCTTTATCGGTTCCAACTTTATCCGTTATTTACTAAAAAATTATCCCTCTTACCAGGTTACAAACTTAGATAAGCTCACCTATGCGGGTAATCTGGATAACCTCTCAGACATAGAGAGATCTTCCAATTACAGATTCATCAAAGGCGACATCTGCGATCAGAAATTAGTCGAGGAGATCGTCTCCAGGGGAATAGATGTAATAGTTAATTTCGCCGCGGAAACTCACGTTGACCGGAGCCTGTACGATCCCAAAAGTTTTGTATTGACGAATATCACCGGCACCCAGGTTTTGTTAGAGGCAGCCTTGAAATTTAAAATCAAAAGGTTCATCCATATCTCCACAGATGAGGTATACGGAAGCGTGGAAAAAGGGGAGTTCTTCACTGAGGAAAGTAAACTTCTACCCAACAGTCCATATTCTGCCAGCAAAGCAGGCGCAGACCTTTTAGTCAGGTCTTATTTCAAGACTTTCAAGGCGTCTGTTCTGATCACCCGCTCTTCCAATAATTACGGTCCTTACCAGTTTCCTGAAAAACTGATCCCCTTATTTATCACCAATGCTTTAGTAGATAAGGAGCTTCCGGTTTACGGCGATGGCCTTTACATACGCGACTGGATCTATGTGGAAGATAACTGCAAGGGTATAGATTTAGTTCTGCATAAAGGGAAAGAAGGTGAAATCTATAATCTCGGAGGGGGTGCAGAGAAAACCAATCTTGAGATTACCGATCTCATCCTCCAGTATCTTAATAAACCCGCCAGTTTGATTAAGCATGTTAAAGACCGACCTGCACATGATAGAAGGTATGCTATGGAATGCAAAAAGGCAGAAGAAGAGTTAGGATTTAA
This region of Candidatus Zixiibacteriota bacterium genomic DNA includes:
- a CDS encoding capsule assembly Wzi family protein yields the protein MLMFLRVSIFFLSIFLLCSISGYSTSLENIPLDSWVYSSIEELYTQGLLPKLIKGNKPYSRGEIASYLQEISSRTAKGDLVLTRTQSWIIDKLKKEFEYELKGLSEESEVSKKKEEPKKLKTFLSPVLYLVSNQHDSSYTRGKGIIEGAFQWKNFLFKDRIIIDSKAEKETNFFGQKWKGDLTGVFDQGYIKGNFKYFEFQWGRDYLRWGPGSRDYLLLSGFSPPFDMLKFSGKTGVFRFDFFVTGLDEIFLPDSNFFAKRYFSGHRMNIKLKSGIELGLSEVVVYGGERRKLEPYYLNPLFLFYGEQFNHNIDDNPLWSFDFSITHFKNKEFYAELLVDDFQYDFKTEPQQIGFLLGLKGADLLGFTRSYLTLEYTRINEWVYGQDKPWNLYTYRNVGMGSFLGPDADDFFAEILYHYNKSFQFSLSYELKRKGEGKIELQPSPVPKTTSFPSGIVEKTNRFDLKVVFQPDAHLFLEGELGYTNITNQLNISGENGRNLSLKIRLGYNLWKEKWL
- the ispE gene encoding 4-(cytidine 5'-diphospho)-2-C-methyl-D-erythritol kinase, whose product is MGGIFPLRLDLAITYGKRSGYKLKGLTLKAPAKINLFLEILNQREDGYHNISTLMQRISLHDTLTFLKINEGVIIKTDNIQLPSDRRNLVHQAARLILSEGKVAQGVKIFLRKKIPISSGLGGGSSDAASTLLGVNRLYNLNYPLKRLHLLAEKLGSDVPFFLYDQTALAEGRGERMKPVKSYRDYWIVLVTFPFQVSTAWAYQDVKINLTRRAEFIKIKNLQEKEGFLAALNTWKNDFEGKIIEKYPQVRYALKLLLKLGARKSSMTGSGPTVYGIFEQEPKNEEVKKFFQRGDWQIFITRPIP
- a CDS encoding SpoVG family protein, which translates into the protein MEITEVRITLRDEEKLKAFANVTFDNAFVIRGLKVINGNKGYFVSMPSRKRPDGTHQDIAHPVSNEMRRIIEEKVLEAYEMELKAHPV
- a CDS encoding nuclear transport factor 2 family protein, translated to MRKRIIFTFVFFLSLLSVSCVKKREIKVESEQTVLENTIREFVVALESADRDKVLNFYAKTPDIILIETGDEFFTGYSNVENFYKDLMSNISQWKKRNFVLSELQIKFVDGVAWFSSKLKLGYEQKGKPKEKNIRFTGVLLKEEGNWKFVQEHMSLSSLKSR
- a CDS encoding ribose-phosphate pyrophosphokinase, with product MPDVLKIISGNSNRPLAEKISQYLSVPISKAEVSRFADGEIRVRIDENIRGADLFIIQSTNAPAENFLELLVLLDAAKRASAKRITAVIPYYGYARQDRKDQPRVPITAKLVANLIAQAGANRVLTMDLHAAQIQGFFDIPTDHLFSNPVFYDYFIKLNFSDLVIISDVGSIKMVRNFAKKLGCPMAVMDKRRPAPNQAEVLNIIGEVKDKNVIIRDDIIDTGGTLTEFAYALQRNGAKEIYACCTHAVLSGKAVEEVEKSPIKKLVISDTINQSHEDFSNKIEVLSVAQLFGEAIIRTDKEESISSLFEY
- a CDS encoding 50S ribosomal protein L25/general stress protein Ctc, producing MKEITLEAKKRTGIGKEIAKKLRRKGLIPAVVYGPGDEPLPLEINAQSLNSILRAGKGENVIITLNIDDDQAQQKKVLIREIQHDPVAGDILHVDFQHVLLTKKITVKVPVHLVGVPIGVSKDGGILQHVLRELEIECLPTDIPEKVEFEVSALKIGDSIHVKDAKLEKVAILSDLEGSIATVVPPTIFKEEVVPAAAEVTEPEVITEKKAEEGEEEAEEGKEAKGKESAKPSKETKAEKPEPGAKGKEEKK
- a CDS encoding sugar phosphate nucleotidyltransferase, translated to MKGIILAGGLGTRLYPLTKITNKHLLPVYDRPMIYYPIQTLINAGIKDILIVTGGNNAGDFLRLLGNGKDFGLKHLNYTYQEKEGGIAEAVGLAEHFAEGERVLIMLGDNIIEGNIKDGVEEFKTQRSGAKILLKEVDNPKEYGIAQIQNGRIKKIEEKPRRPKSNYAVIGIYMYDNRVFDIVRTLKPSARGELEITDVNNAYLKMGELSYSTLKGYWLDAGESINALLKANKIVAQKGANKKYF
- a CDS encoding dTDP-4-dehydrorhamnose 3,5-epimerase family protein, which codes for MIQGVRQKKLKIIPDERGRLMELLRSDEDLFIQFGQVYMTTAYPGVVKGWHYHKKQIDNFIVIKGMVKLVLYDNRDDSPTKGEINEFFIGEHNPLLIQIPTLVLHGFKCMSQNEAICINCPTEAYNHLQPDEYRIPPHSDEIPYKWERKDG
- the rfbB gene encoding dTDP-glucose 4,6-dehydratase, with protein sequence MKLLVTGGAGFIGSNFIRYLLKNYPSYQVTNLDKLTYAGNLDNLSDIERSSNYRFIKGDICDQKLVEEIVSRGIDVIVNFAAETHVDRSLYDPKSFVLTNITGTQVLLEAALKFKIKRFIHISTDEVYGSVEKGEFFTEESKLLPNSPYSASKAGADLLVRSYFKTFKASVLITRSSNNYGPYQFPEKLIPLFITNALVDKELPVYGDGLYIRDWIYVEDNCKGIDLVLHKGKEGEIYNLGGGAEKTNLEITDLILQYLNKPASLIKHVKDRPAHDRRYAMECKKAEEELGFKPKVKLEQGLKKTVEWYLANRSWWEKVKSGEYLQYYEKHYSQTGR